The Drosophila mauritiana strain mau12 chromosome 2R, ASM438214v1, whole genome shotgun sequence genome has a segment encoding these proteins:
- the LOC117136844 gene encoding uncharacterized protein LOC117136844 isoform X3 encodes MMKRTRVDEVQFGTRPVPQTSGGVGVGVVGVAGGGPTSGGGGTATVGVNTTGVTIGTVVPSAHNATISGIGSIHHRILTPQHGGAQTIAYLPSTTPTATNLKTTSSIVDSTTAGGPVGAGSQVAVGVGSAAGGGGVVVSTGSTGTQTLQYTTSYSVASIQAGGTLKANTADGANTVQIHVTGGGAANNPASAQTVSSSSQTGTIRQRTISGTQTVATAVGNLATISQQQPVQQSPLGKAQTPPSSVVANSIPVGGSTPPQGQSGNATPRLKVEDALSYLDQVKYQYADQPQIYNNFLDIMKEFKSHCIDTPGVIERVSTLFKGHTELIYGFNMFLPPGYKIEIHSDALGCSVPVVSMPSPPGAPTSTGTVHMLTGNSSMSGAGHIAIKTTNAATLTPATGAGAAAAAAAVAQIQSAGAVNLMTHGGASLTQTTIHALQQATPPQLQSPGGGHVHVSVTNSTTTNAVVPGQPGISVSAHNVPQNYSRDRERATITPTGQVAGAAANVNASASIVVGGPPTPNSLSELSPHGGAGGGPGAGAAQHNLHHIQQAHQSILLGETGQQNQPVEFNHAITYVNKIKNRFQNQPAKYKKFLEILHAYQKEQKVMKEGSLNQGKMLTEQEVYTQVAKLFGQDEDLLREFGQFLPDATNHQSGQYMSKSASVHNDHGKRPTATLSGGAHITMSSASPAPSGSPLHLGATTLPQIDNSAHAAAIGNLSAVNTSVSIKTYNNNQQQQNHVIGSGLNATRNDILFEKDYHAGLQQQAHQRGAGVGAHHHLAGTGAGANIGRPGVGASVMVSYDKEHRNNHHVQKYVGHVPNQNLTHGHNAKKSPSYGIPSVIGSMPHISDNSLDRSSPGISYATPPLSSGPHGQHNSGSATRRPGDDSLVGHYSSGAPPAKRPKPYCRDVSFSEASSKCTISDAAFFDKVRKALRSPEVYDNFLRCLTLFNQEIVSKTELLGLVSPFLMKFPDLLRWFTDFLGPPSGQPAGGLIDGMPLAATQRQGGGSSNSSHDRGSSHQSAAEYVQDVDLSSCKRLGASYCALPQATVPKKCSGRTALCREVLNDKWVSFPTWASEDSTFVTSRKTQFEETIYRNIHRTEDERFELDLVIEVNSATIRVLENLQKKMSRMSTEELSKFHLDDHLGGTSQTIHQRAIHRIYGDKSGEIITGMKKNPFVAVPIVLKRLKVKEEEWREAQKTFNKQWREQNEKYYLKSLDHQAINFKPNDMKALRSKSLFNEIETLYDERHDQEDDAMEPFGPHLVLPYKDKTILDDAANLLIHHVKRQTGIQKQEKQKIKQIIRQFVPDLFFAPRQPLSDDERDDDDNTKMDVDSPLGRTESSTRNAKSTPSESASPARSNASSSSGTPAGIKKETDDSKATTGSSAPASTSATPVDDATPSTSSAAAAASAASSTISGAEGKPKDDPLSSHKEEGAGSTSSGVATSPRQAQDTAGAGVDVEIKLEHPADFSNPKLLPPHAHGQREDESYTLFFANNNWYLFLRLHAILCDRLHVMYERARLLAIEEERCRVNRRESTATALRLKPKPEIQVEDYYPTFLDMLKNVLDGNMDSNTFEDTMREMFGIYAYISFTLDKVVSNAVRQLQYCVTERAALDCVELFATEQRRGCTGGFCRDAHKTFDREMSYQRKAESILNDENCFKVYIYKIDCRVTIELLDSEPEEVDKPAALKAQKFSKYVERLANPTLGGGGNTAGSNSALGNDTVVEASDIKTEADEDTAELRYREGGIGGARKARFLQRNKRRSKLLEEQVRQLFEHKRNRIEQHGTAAAVESIAVDSIISSSSTSGGGGSNNNNNNNNNNSWGGKRLERLGAPQVGLAEQYAFNDRDEISTNISNGRCFVTSKNLKLLKYDAVRRAKKSHCRVTQAKYAHFQTYVNKWLQQHVSEQLQQNCVDWLLGKTADQINASGWGSASKTKTVQQKDTSKTPYRIYNRYRVVQSVVSGLMSANAPTPDGSVPAVNSAPPGSVSTVNNVQGSATVSSTSHSMCNSSILSADSTTNTNASPQQQQHCNSAAAATTPNAEALQQVRPMES; translated from the exons ATGATGAAACGCACCCGCGTAGACGAGGTGCAATTTGGCACACGACCCGTTCCTCAGACCTCAGGAGGTGTGGGCGTTGGTGTCGTCGGCGTAGCTGGAGGTGGGCCAACATCCGGCGGCGGTGGCACTGCTACTGTGGGCGTCAATACGACGGGCGTTACCATTGGTACCGTCGTGCCCAGTGCTCATAACGCCACCATCAGCGGGATCGGTTCCATTCACCATCGCATCCTTACTCCACAGCATGGAGGAGCACAGACCATTGCCTATTTGCCGTCCACCACGCCGACGGCTACGAATTTGAAGACCACAAGTTCGATTGTGGATAGCACTACCGCTGGAGGACCAGTAGGAGCAGGATCCCAGGTGGCCGTAGGAGTTGGGTCTGCAGCCGGCGGAGGAGGCGTGGTGGTCTCCACAGGGAGCACGGGAACGCAAACATTACAGTATACAACAT CTTATAGTGTGGCTTCGATACAGGCTGGTGGAACTCTGAAAGCCAACACAGCGGATGGCGCGAACACGGTACAGATTCATGTcacaggaggaggagctgcgaACAATCCTGCCAGTGCACAGACTGTATCCAGCAGCTCACAAACGGGCACAATCCGTCAGCGTACAATCAGCGGCACCCAGACAGTGGCCACTGCGGTGGGCAATCTAGCGACGATTTCCCAGCAACAACCAGTTCAACAGTCACCTTTGGGCAAGGCCCAAACTCCTCCATCGTCCGTGGTTGCCAACAGTATCCCAGTGGGTGGATCCACCCCACCACAAGGACAGTCGGGAAATGCCACGCCACGCTTAAAAGTGGAGGATGCGTTGAGCTACCTGGACCAAGTAAAGTACCAGTATGCAGACCAGCCGCAAATCTACAACAACTTCCTCGACATTATGAAGGAATTCAAGTCGCACTGCATCGACACACCCGGAGTGATTGAGCGAGTCTCCACACTCTTCAAGGGGCACACAGAGCTAATATACGGCTTCAACATGTTCTTGCCTCCGGGTTACAAGATCGAAATTCATTCGGATGCTCTTGGCTGTTCGGTGCCGGTGGTTTCGATGCCCTCACCACCGGGAGCGCCAACGAGCACAGGAACGGTGCACATGCTCACCGGAAATAGCTCGATGTCCGGTGCCGGACATATCGCCATCAAGACGACCAATGCTGCAACTTTAACACCGGCAacaggagctggagcagcggccgcagcagcagctgtgGCTCAGATTCAATCCGCTGGAGCTGTAAATCTTATGACCCACGGCGGAGCCTCGCTTACCCAGACCACTATTCATGCCTTGCAACAGGCGACGCCTCCTCAATTACAATCTCCAGGCGGTGGTCATGTCCACGTGAGTGTAACAAACTCTACGACCACAAACGCCGTAGTGCCCGGACAGCCAGGCATCTCCGTATCGGCGCACAATGTACCGCAGAACTACTCGAGAGATCGAGAAAGGGCCACCATAACACCTACTGGGCAAGTGGCTGGAGCTGCGGCAAACGTGAATGCGTCTGCTAGTATAGTTGTCGGTGGACCTCCAACGCCCAATTCTCTAAGTGAGCTTAGCCCTCacggaggagcaggaggtggGCCAGGTGCGGGAGCGGCGCAGCACAATCTGCATCACATCCAGCAGGCGCATCAATCGATTTTGCTTGGGGAGACGGGACAGCAGAATCAGCCGGTGGAGTTCAATCACGCCATAACCTATGTAAATAAGATCAAG AATCGTTTCCAAAACCAGCCGGCCAAGTACAAGAAATTCCTCGAAATTCTGCACGCCTATCAGAAGGAGCAAAAGGTGATGAAGGAGGGCAGCCTGAACCAGGGTAAAATGCTCACCGAACAGGAGGTGTACACGCAAGTGGCTAAGCTTTTTGGCCAGGATGAGGATTTGCTTAGAGAGTTTGGCCAGTTTCTTCCTGATGCCACCAACCACCAGTCCGGACAGTACATGTCCAAGTCAGCGTCTGTGCACAATGATCATGGCAAGCGTCCCACGGCTACTTTGAGCGGTGGAGCTCACATAACCATGTCGTCTGCTTCGCCAGCGCCAAGTGGATCCCCTCTGCATTTGGGTGCAACGACTCTTCCGCAGATCGACAATAGCGCCCATGCAGCGGCTATAGGAAACCTTTCGGCGGTGAACACCAGTGTCAGCATTAAGACGTACAATAAtaatcagcaacagcagaatCATGTGATCGGTTCAGGCCTGAATGCGACGCGGAACGATATTCTCTTTGAGAAGGACTATCACGCGGGTCTGCAGCAGCAAGCGCATCAGCGAGGAGCTGGAGTTGGAGCCCATCATCATTTGGCCGGAACTGGAGCGGGCGCCAATATCGGGCGGCCTGGAGTGGGAGCCAGCGTGATGGTGTCGTACGATAAGGAGCATCGAAATAATCATCATGTGCAAAAGTACGTTGGCCACGTGCCAAACCAGAATCTAACGCATGGTCATAACGCAAAGAAATCGCCAAGTTATGGCATCCCTTCGGTGATTGGTTCCATGCCGCACATTTCGGACAATTCCCTCGACCGCAGTTCGCCGGGAATTAGTTACGCCACGCCACCATTGTCCTCTGGTCCACATGGACAGCATAACTCTGGCTCAGCTACGAGGAGACCGGGTGATGACAGTTTAGTCGGACACTATTCTAGTGGAGCGCCGCCTGCTAAGCGACCGAAGCCTTATTGTCGCGATGTCAGTTTTTCCGAAGCATCGAGCAAGTGCACCATCTCCGACGCCGCGTTCTTTGACAAGGTGCGGAAGGCGTTGAGAAGTCCAGAGGTCTACGACAACTTCCTGCGATGCCTGACCCTTTTTAACCAGGAAATTGTCTCCAAAACGGAACTCCTTGGTCTGGTATCACCGTTCTTGATGAAGTTCCCCGACCTGCTGAGATGGTTCACCGACTTTCTGGGACCGCCCTCTGGTCAACCTGCTGGAGGATTAATTGACGGCATGCCCTTAGCCGCAACGCAACGTCAGGGAGGTGGAAGCAGTAATAGTTCTCATGATCGAGGTAGCAGTCACCAGAGTGCCGCCGAGTACGTCCAGGATGTGGATCTGTCTTCGTGCAAGCGGCTGGGTGCATCCTATTGTGCTTTGCCGCAGGCCACAGTACCTAAGAAGTGCAGCGGACGGACGGCTCTCTGCCGGGAAGTGCTCAACGACAAATGGGTATCGTTCCCGACGTGGGCCAGCGAGGACTCCACTTTTGTTACATCGCGAAAAACTCAGTTCGAGGAGACAATTTACCG GAATATTCACAGAACGGAGGACGAGCGATTCGAGCTGGACCTGGTCATCGAGGTTAATAGTGCCACGATTCGGGTGCTGGAGAACTTACAGAAGAAAATGTCACGAATGTCCACCGAAGAATTGAGCAAATTCCATCTGGACGATCATCTGGGCGGCACATCCCAAACGATACACCAGCGGGCCATTCATCGCATCTACGGCGACAAGTCGGGAGAGATAATCACGGGAATGAAGAAAAATCCGTTTGTGGCGGTGCCTATTGTACTGAAGCGACTGAAAgtcaaggaggaggagtggcGAGAAGCACAAAAG aCCTTCAATAAGCAATGGCGGGAACAGAACGAGAAGTACTACCTCAAGTCTCTCGATCACCAGGCCATCAACTTCAAGCCCAACGACATGAAAGCCCTGCGCTCAAAGAGTCTGTTTAACGAAATCGAGACGCTGTACGATGAGCGGCACGACCAAGAGGACGACGCCATGGAACCGTTTGGGCCGCATCTGGTGCTGCCCTACAAGGACAAAACCATTCTGGACGATGCCGCCAACCTGCTGATTCATCATGTGAAGCGCCAGACTGGCATCCAGAAGCAGGAGAAGCAAAAGATTAAGCAGATCATCCGACAATTCGTGCCTGACCTTTTCTTCGCGCCACGACAGCCACTAAGCGACGACGAACGCGATGACG ATGACAATACGAAAATGGACGTGGACTCGCCACTGGGTCGCACGGAGTCTTCGACTCGAAATGCCAAGAGTACGCCCAGTGAAAGTGCCTCTCCAGCGCGTAGCAATGCAAGCAGTAGCAGCGGAACACCAGCGGGCATTAAGAAAGAGACTGATGACTCCAAAGCGACGACTGGATCTTCTGCACCAGCGTCCACGTCAGCGACGCCTGTGGACGATGCAACGCCATCAACATCctcagcagcggcggcagcatcAGCGGCATCGTCAACTATTTCAGGAGCCGAAGGCAAGCCAAAGGATGACCCCCTTTCGTCGCACAAAGAAGAAGGAGCAGGTAGCACCAGCTCTGGAGTTGCCACGAGTCCCAGGCAAGCCCAAGACACTGCAGGAGCAGGCGTCGATGTGGAAATCAAACTGGAACATCCTGCGGACTTTTCCAATCCAAAGCTTCTACCACCGCACGCGCACGGGCAACGTGAA GACGAATCCTACACGCTGTTCTTCGCTAACAACAATTGGTATTTATTCCTGCGGCTACATGCGATTCTCTGCGACCGTCTGCATGTTATGTATGAACGAGCGCGTTTGCTGGCCATCGAGGAGGAGCGCTGTAGGGTGAATCGAAGGGAGAGCACAGCCACTGCGCTGCGGCTAAAGCCCAAGCCGGAGATTCAAGTTGAAGACTACTACCCCACCTTCCTTGATATGCTCAAGAACGTCCTAGACGGCAACATGGACTCGAATACGTTCGAGGACACGATGCGAGAAATGTTTGGCATTTATGCCTACATCTCTTTCACGCTGGATAAG GTTGTGTCCAATGCTGTTCGCCAGCTGCAATATTGTGTCACGGAACGAGCCGCACTGGATTGTGTGGAGCTGTTTGCAACGGAGCAAAGGCGTGGCTGCACTGGCGGATTCTGTCGAGATGCGCACAAGACATTTGACAGGGAGATGTCGTATCAGCGGAAAGCGGAGAGCATTCTCAACGATGAGAATTGCTTCAAAGTGTACATT TATAAAATCGATTGCCGAGTAACCATAGAGCTGCTTGATTCGGAGCCCGAGGAAGTCGATAAGCCGGCTGCGTTGAAGGCCCAGAAGTTCAGCAAGTATGTGGAGCGGTTGGCGAATCCTACGCTCGGCGGTGGTGGCAATACTGCCGGCTCCAATTCGGCGCTCGGCAATGACACCGTTGTAGAGGCGTCCGATATCAAGACGGAGGCGGACGAAGATACTGCCGAG TTGCGCTACAGAGAAGGTGGAATCGGAGGAGCACGCAAAGCGCGCTTTTTGCAGCGCAACAAGCGGAGATCGAAGCTTCTTGAGGAGCAAGTGCGTCAGTTGTTTGAACATAAGCGGAATCGCATTGAGCAGCATGGTACTGCGGCCGCAGTTGAATCCATCGCCGTCGACAGTATCATTTCAAGCAGCAGCACCTCCGGCGGTGGAGGCagtaataacaataataataataataacaataacagctGGGGCGGCAAACGTCTGGAGAGGCTGGGCGCCCCACAAGTGGGTCTGGCCGAGCAGTACGCCTTCAATGATCGCGACGAGATCAGCACAAATATCAGCAACGGGCGATGTTTTGTGACCAGCAAGAATCTCAAGCTACTTAAGTACGATGCAGTGCGTCGTGCCAAGAAG aGTCATTGCCGCGTAACTCAGGCAAAATACGCTCACTTCCAAACGTACGTTAACAAGTGGCTTCAGCAACATGTCAGCGAGCAACTGCAACAGAACTGCGTCGACTGGCTGCTGGGCAAGACGGCAGACCAAATCAATGCCAGCGGCTGGGGATCCGCCAGTAAAACCAAGACGGTACAGCAGAAGGATACTTCGAAGACACCATATCGCATCTACAACAGATACAGAGTGGTGCAGAGTGTAGTGAGCGGTTTGATGAGTGCCAATGCTCCAACTCCAGATGGGTCAGTTCCGGCGGTCAACTCCGCGCCACCAGGATCAGTTTCAACGGTGAACAATGTGCAGGGATCGGCGACAGTATCCTCGACTTCCCACTCGATGTGCAACAGTAGCATTTTGTCCGCGGACTCCACCACCAATACCAATGCGTcaccacagcagcagcagcattgcAATAGTGCAGCAGCTGCGACAACACCGAATGCAGAGGcactgcaacaggtgcgaccCATGGAGAGCTAA